In Theileria equi strain WA chromosome 3, complete sequence, the genomic window GAATCAAGAAGTATAACTGGTATAATTCATTCATTGCTACTACTTTTAACTTGTTAAATTTTGCTCTAAATGATGAATACAAATCCCTCATTTCATCAATTCTTTTCTTAGATATATTTCTAGAAGGTCCTAGTCTACTTTCTTCATTGAGGTTATTGTATATAGCACTTTCTAGAGTGCTTTTAATTTCCATATATTCACTTTCAATGTCATAATCAGGGtgttttccatcatctaATTTACCAATATCACAAGAATCGTCCATTTTTTCAGTAGTAATATGATCCATTCGATATGCTGTAACTTGCGATAGATCCTTTGAGGACAGGATAGAGTCTGAGGATGTCACTGGAGAGTTAGTATTACTATTCCAAGCTTTGTGTATTCCTGACCTATGACTCTTACTACTATTTCGGTTGTCACTAGGTAAGGAAGAATCAGAAATTTGGTCATCTATATTTATCTCATCATCACTAACGGATGGGGGTTCCATATCAAATATATCAGAATTTGAATCATAACTTTCATAATCAAAATTATTTTCAACACCATTATCTCTGTTATTTTCCATCTGTTCCAAAGGATCTTCATCGTTTGGTAAGTAAAACTGTTGCCAAACCTCACGTTGAGGCATTCTCTTGATAACGCTACAAATTTTCTCCTCGTAATGAAAGTAGAGCATTTCATATGGTGATATTATTGTGAGCAAAGCGAGTAAATTTGTGTATTGTTTTACACTGTAAGAATCCAGAATAATGTGTTTACTTGAGAAATCATCAATCAATAAATTTAGCAAATTACTCTCACGAATTGCTTCCAGTGGTGGCATTTCTGGTGCATTCCTTAGGCGCATATACTCATTTCTCTTTTTAGTATCACCGTACTGAGATACTGATTGGTCAAAAAATTCATCAGGGGTCGAATCTTTGTCttcatttaaatttataagTTTCGGTTCGGATGGCTGGCGCTCAAATAGCAAAAACCCATATTTATCAAATGCACTTAATGTTCTAGTCAATTCTTCGGAAAAATCACATACATCTTGACTGTTTAGGTGGGAATTTTTAGTTTGATGAACTGACGTTAGTCTTTTAAAAGATGTATGCAAAGTCGGAAATCTTGCGAAGTTTGTCATCAGTAAATGAATCTGGGATACGGACCAATCAATTAATAAATGCTCATTATTGCTTGTAGTATTGAGTGAATCATTATTTGGATGAAGTGTAGCCTTAGATATAAGTTGAGATAATCTTCTACAACCTCTCAAATCAATTCTCCACTGATAAATAAAGTGTAATAGTGCCTGAGAATATATATAAGCATTCTCAGCATGCCAAAACAAGGGACTTATTGATCCAAAAGTATCAAAATCAATGGAATCTAGCAGTTCATCCTTCAATAAAAATTTTCTTATTTCTTCAGATATTCTTAGGGTAAAAACACTAAAATTACTGGTTATACGAGATAATCCTTCATTTTTCAATCCatttttttccattttgaTGTAAGAATTGAAATTATTCATATAATCTTGATACCaggatgataaaaattCATCCTTCGGTTTATCCCTGTAAATCTTTAACATTTGCGATACTACCATAGGTGACTGAAGGGTTTATGTTGTTACAATATTAATTAAATACCTTCATTAGATTCCAATATAATTCAGGTGGATTCCAACTTCCGTGATTTCCCTTGTCTTCCATATACACACCTAATGAAATAGTAATCAAACTAAAATATTTCTTACGCATTTTTTCTGTATCATATTTTGTTGTCAAATAGGATATAAGAGCTTCATTTATCTATGCATGTCAAAGTTAAGTTAACGAAGTTGGATAAACATACAATGTTCACTGTTCCTCCGTGAAATATCTTCTCATCTTTTAGTCCTATATTTTAACAAAATTTGTCGCAAATAGATAAAGCATACCAGAATTGCAAGAACCCTTATTAAAGTTGGTGAATTCGTCAATCCAGCAGGCACAAACTTCACAAAGCCAAGAATAGCCAACATAACCATCGACAAGTGTGTTCAAAACATTTCTATTTAACTTTTTCACAAACTCATCAGTTGTTTTACCAACATGTTTATTACCCAAATTTTTATTAGAGTCAAGTTCAATGTTATCTTGACAATAGAGATATGATATTACCTTCTTGATATGATAAAAAACGGAATCATCCATAATAGCATCCGGGCTCTCAATAAACATCTTTGATCCTAAAAATTCGTTTTATATGCAGATATTTCGTAAATGTACTATTATATTCGTCCTTAGTAACGCTGATGAGTTCCAGCCCATCCTGTTGAGTCAAACTCCCAGGTTCTGGGCCCTTTTCCATTATAAAAAGTTATCAGTGTAGATGCGTATCATAAATAACTCTATTATACCATGAATGGTAAAGTGGATGCATACACACTACTAATATGGTGAAGTGACACTGGGATCACATCCGGCATGACAATAACAATCATTTGTATTAAAAGGTTAATTCAAAAACGCATTTTTATACCTTTAGTTTAATACTGATGAAACAAACTTATGGATCAGTGGGAATTCCCGTCCTGCAGTGTCTGCTATGATCGTCTATTATCGAATTTGTGTCTTATTCCCGAATGTGGACACATATATCATCAAGAATGGTATATATGTGTGTTAAATATGTGAGCAAAATTCATATAGCATACAACTCTGGCTAGAAAAAATAACTTCACGGACTAGCGGATGCCCGCTGTGCAGAAAACCAATAAATATCAACACAATCATaacattaaaatatgataTTATTAGAATGCCAGgtatttaaaatcttttaCAGCAATCTTCTATCCGTAATACTTTAGCCAAAGCTTCTCATGAAGTTGACACGGAAACAGCACACACATCCCTGGATAATAATGTTCGTTTTCCTATATAGTCATTTGTTTACACAGTATGAGCTAAAAATTCGACTGGAAAGAGCTATTTCTGATAATTTAGACCTAagaaatgaaaaattggaaCTTGAGGTATTTCAAattatataaatttaaatccTCAGGCTGAAAAATTACGACTATTTGAAGAATtggataaaaatataaaagaaAATGAGACAATAGTGGAACGAAATAAGGATTTGAAGCTATCCCAAGCTGCCAATAAAACAACAATTAATAGACTGAATGAAATTATCTCCGAGCAAAAGGCAGAAATCGAAAAGTTTAAATCTGTCAACAATTAGTTAGTTTGTTGTTACATCCGTATATCTGTATGCAGCCttgagaatgaagaaaaaaaCCATCTTACTTCTGATAATGTAAATGGATTTTTAAATGCACTAAACACTAAGGAAaaaattgtatttttaaacaATCGCATAATAGAACTAGAGCAAGTTAATAAAACATTATATGATTTGCGTGACAACTGGAAAAGAGAATGTAATTCCATAAACCAAGACTATCTTGCACTGGAAAGGTATAATAGCTAcaaaaatattaaaaatttAAACTTATTTACTAACCATTTTTAGGGAATACAAGCGCTTGTTATTCTCACACAAACCTCGTTCTGAGACAGATCAATCAATTACTCCAACAAAAGCGCTAAACAAAGCACCATTCGAGTTGAACAAGTCTGCATTGAGAGAGAGAAAGCAACTCCCTATTAACAACACCCTCGGCATCAAAAGCGAAGTATCACCAAGAAATACTAACCTATGGCCTCAAAATAAATTACACTCAAATAAAAATAGATCTACTCCACCACTAAACTCAAAAAGGAAAGAGAATAGCCATCTGGGAAACAATAGAACTAAACtcaaaaataaaattgACAGTCAAGCAGAATATAAAACACCCACGAGAATCACGATATATAATTTCTTCAAATCGCAAAATAACTAGTCAAATCTTTGTATGATTTCTAGGCTATATGATATATGAATAGAAAAGTTAAAAATCAGCCGAGGTATTAAACTCAACGTCTCCTAATGATCTGAGTGGCGTTGTCTGGATAAATTCACAAGATTCTTCAATATTATCCTAAAACAATGTATATTGTTAAAGTAAACCTACAGTCTCGTTAATTGTGAGAAAATAATTCTGTGAGTGAGGGTGGCTATACTCGGAATTAGTCAACTGACTTATAGGTACATTGTCAATCGGTTCAAAGTCTGTCCTCTGAGATTGATTGGGACATGGCTCATTGCTTTTATCATACACAACCATTACTTCGTCGCAAGGAACATCCGTCAGCCCATCGATTTTTCTCTGAACCTTGTTAACCAAATCGGtaatattgtaaaattttgCATCAGATAATATAGATTGGTAAATAAACAAATCGTCCGGCACGAACAGCTCTCCATTTCTCAAGTAATTGAGaatatattgaaaaatatttccatctCGATCTACGAAGATGCTAATAAAATCGCCAGGATTAACGGTTGAAATATTTACATAACCCTCAAAACACTTATCATCATTACTAAAATCGATACCCTTGATTACACCAACGACATACTTGTACAAATAGGAATTTTTATCCCGCGATAATGTTGAAAGTGTGGTAGTATATCTAATACCTCCAACATTAATGTTTACAACCTGGTTATTCAGAAAGGGTTTTGtctttatatcatcatAACGTATAGTATCTTTTATATTTGGTTCAGATAAACACGTATATGTGCTAGAATCAATGGTTGGTGGGCAAAAGTTATTATTTACACCCCTAAAATAAAAATCGTAGTCAGATCTCTTCTTCTTCGGCGTCTGCATTTCTTTGCACTTGATTTATTATTAAAACTGCATCTCAAAATAGTAGATAATAATAGGAATATCGATTACTTTCAAGTTGTTTGTAAGGCAACACCACAAGACTGCACATTAGCACACACAAACAGCACTTATCACTTATATTCAGTACAATATTAGGCTTTATAACGTCTTATGTTCAGGAACATTGTGCCTAGTTTGTTAAACATTAGTTCACTTGTTATAATAATAGTATGTGGCCGACATTATTGCGGACCCAGGTACAACTTTAAACATTCTGGGCCCTATACCAATGAAAAATCCACGCATTCCATAGTTTTTGTTCAATCGTCTAAATTCCGATAGCACGGTAGATTTTTTTAGGCACCTATGATCTAATCCAGCAGCCTGTATAATGTATATATATATGTTTGGTGTGGATAATGCTGAGCGAACCTGTATGTTTGTCTTTATTATATCAAATGGTTGTGAGAAAATTGTTGCGATAATCGATGAAAATGTTCCAGAAATAAACGGTATGTACATACTTTCCATCTGCGTTAGTTCCCTTTCCCTGAATCGTTCCATCCTACAACCAAATTAGATTTCCCATAGTAGCATACCCAGTTATTTTCTTATAGAGAAACTCATTTATAGGCCAATGGAAAGTAGAGAAGGGTATGTCCCTAATAAGAGTTGGATATGATCCCTTATACAATGAAAAAAAACCCTTCGATTTAGCAACTTCTTTAAATGATGGTACCTTGTTTCCATAAAGATTAGCTTGAGAATATGTTCTCATACAATCAAGTGGTTGTACGAATACCATCGTGACTAATCTGGACAATAGACTTGCTATAGGTGTGCTAACGTCATGTTTCAAACTATCATAAGTATACAAAAAGATAGCGTGTCCAACTATTGTCATAGGAATCGACCAATGGAGGCCTATATTGATGTTGTTATATCAGAACGTCAAGAATACCTATCCAGAAGCTTAGAGACCCATTATTTCTATGAATATGTTTTATAACATCTATTGTTGATAGCTTAGTGCGATTGTTTGATAACGTCTTGTTGTAGTACCAGTAATTTTTAATAACATCCGATGGAGTACAAATCAAATTTATCAAGATGCCTGGACCAAAATGTATGGAATCTAGATAATAGATCGACAAACCTCCAGGTATTGTACCCTTTagaattttataaatactAGGAGCTTCATTCTCCGAAACTTCCATTTCAAACCAGAGAATGGCTTATATTCCATCCATACTCTGGTTTCCTTTGTAATTACAAAGCACATGTATGTTACAATATattaaatttaaaattaaCCAATGGAATCTAATTGACATGTTCCAAGAATAGAATTATTGGCATACTCGGGATGGGGATTCGGTGCACATAGTCAATGTGATTCCCAGCGCTATATTTCTAATTTTGAGCTTATGGATATACACAATTAATTTACTTTGTTAAATTTTGTTCTTATCATCATATAGAcattattttctccaaTAACAAATCATATCTTTGCTTCTCACAAGTATTCactttaaaaatggataaCTTCTGTAAACATTATGAGTGACTATCTCTTAACTCCGGAACATGCTAATGATATCGGTGTTGAACCGGATACAACTAAGTTTGATGTATCTGCTGAATCAAAACCAAACATAGACGTCCTCAAAAGCATATCTGAAGGAGAAAATTTAAATACGTCTACTATTTCCACGGATATAGATGATGTAGATTCTAGGAAACATAACTATATTTGTACCGTAAAGTGTTGTAGAGATgttgaaaattttaaatgtttgAATAAAATATCGGAAGGAACATATGGAACAGTTTACAGAGCTCTGGACCGCGAAACTGGGGAAATAGTTGCCCTAAAACATATCAAATATCATGATGTGCAATGGAAAGAGGGGTTTCCAATAACATATTTAAGGGAGATCTCCATATTGCTGGAATTAAAACATCCAAACATCTTATCTGTTAGAGAGGTAGTAACCAATAAAAAACGTGATCAATATTACATGGTTATGGAATACGTAGAACATGAATTAAAAACTTTACTGcatgatggaaaaataaaTTTTACTCTTTCTGAAAGAAAGTGTTTATTAGAACAATTACTTAAAGGAACCAACTATATGCATCAAAACTGGGTCATGCACCGTGATTTAAAAACCACtaatattttatataaCAACAGGGGtgttttgaaaatttgtgATTTTGGAATGGCTAGAAAATTTGGTAATCCAATAAAAACATATACACAAAATGTAGTTACACATTGGTACAGAGCTCCAGAATTATTTTTAGGGCAAAAGGAATATACTGAAAAGACTGACATGTGGAGTGTAGGTTGTATTTTTGCTGAGATAATTCTATCTAAACCCTTATTTATGGGTGCTAATGATAGTGATACCCTgg contains:
- a CDS encoding hypothetical protein (encoded by transcript BEWA_007580A) — translated: MPAKASHEVDTETAHTSLDNNYELKIRLERAISDNLDLRNEKLELEAEKLRLFEELDKNIKENETIVERNKDLKLSQAANKTTINRLNEIISEQKAEIEKFKSVNNYLENEEKNHLTSDNVNGFLNALNTKEKIVFLNNRIIELEQVNKTLYDLRDNWKRECNSINQDYLALEREYKRLLFSHKPRSETDQSITPTKALNKAPFELNKSALRERKQLPINNTLGIKSEVSPRNTNLWPQNKLHSNKNRSTPPLNSKRKENSHLGNNRTKLKNKIDSQAEYKTPTRITIYNFFKSQNN
- a CDS encoding hypothetical protein (encoded by transcript BEWA_007610A); the encoded protein is MEVSENEAPSIYKILKGTIPGGILINLICTPSDVIKNYWYYNKTLSNNRTKLSTIDVIKHIHRNNGSLSFWIGILDVLI
- a CDS encoding potassium channel tetramerization domain-containing protein (encoded by transcript BEWA_007590A); the protein is MQTPKKKRSDYDFYFRGVNNNFCPPTIDSSTYTCLSEPNIKDTIRYDDIKTKPFLNNQVVNINVGGIRYTTTLSTLSRDKNSYLYKYVVGVIKGIDFSNDDKCFEGYVNISTVNPGDFISIFVDRDGNIFQYILNYLRNGELFVPDDLFIYQSILSDAKFYNITDLVNKVQRKIDGLTDVPCDEVMVVYDKSNEPCPNQSQRTDFEPIDNVPISQLTNSEYSHPHSQNYFLTINETDNIEESCEFIQTTPLRSLGDVEFNTSADF
- a CDS encoding mitochondrial carrier protein, putative (encoded by transcript BEWA_007600A), yielding MTIVGHAIFLYTYDSLKHDVSTPIASLLSRLVTMVFVQPLDCMRTYSQANLYGNKVPSFKEVAKSKGFFSLYKGSYPTLIRDIPFSTFHWPINEFLYKKITGMERFRERELTQMESMYIPFISGTFSSIIATIFSQPFDIIKTNIQAAGLDHRCLKKSTVLSEFRRLNKNYGMRGFFIGIGPRMFKVVPGSAIMSATYYYYNK
- a CDS encoding hypothetical protein (encoded by transcript BEWA_007570A), which translates into the protein MEKGPEPGSLTQQDGLELISVTKDEYNRSKMFIESPDAIMDDSVFYHIKKVISYLYCQDNIELDSNKNLGNKHVGKTTDEFVKKLNRNVLNTLVDGYVGYSWLCEVCACWIDEFTNFNKGSCNSGLKDEKIFHGGTVNIINEALISYLTTKYDTEKMRVYMEDKGNHGSWNPPELYWNLMKSPMVVSQMLKIYRDKPKDEFLSSWYQDYMNNFNSYIKMEKNGLKNEGLSRITSNFSVFTLRISEEIRKFLLKDELLDSIDFDTFGSISPLFWHAENAYIYSQALLHFIYQWRIDLRGCRRLSQLISKATLHPNNDSLNTTSNNEHLLIDWSVSQIHLLMTNFARFPTLHTSFKRLTSVHQTKNSHLNSQDVCDFSEELTRTLSAFDKYGFLLFERQPSEPKLINLNEDKDSTPDEFFDQSVSQYGDTKKRNEYMRLRNAPEMPPLEAIRESNLLNLLIDDFSSKHIILDSYSVKQYTNLLALLTIISPYEMLYFHYEEKICSVIKRMPQREVWQQFYLPNDEDPLEQMENNRDNGVENNFDYESYDSNSDIFDMEPPSVSDDEINIDDQISDSSLPSDNRNSSKSHRSGIHKAWNSNTNSPVTSSDSILSSKDLSQVTAYRMDHITTEKMDDSCDIGKLDDGKHPDYDIESEYMEIKSTLESAIYNNLNEESRLGPSRNISKKRIDEMRDLYSSFRAKFNKLKVVAMNELYQLYFLIRSQEKNRVESEYEMHNFITTNIAASVVIAYITQEVKIKGSINALCNIKILLLKNIANRHPVKRNVIVLLLRDICKCYVSEDIEDGNKKLERLEAIVDLLVYIARFEKQCIPTIAIFDSIMNLVDRSISRTFISNILKYCGPPYSLEFSLVLAKLIENFINLGKNGIYNLKNEKESILIKKFIKPFVHECLMNHYNNSELIRISKGCNVL
- a CDS encoding protein kinase domain-containing protein (encoded by transcript BEWA_007620A); protein product: MSDYLLTPEHANDIGVEPDTTKFDVSAESKPNIDVLKSISEGENLNTSTISTDIDDVDSRKHNYICTVKCCRDVENFKCLNKISEGTYGTVYRALDRETGEIVALKHIKYHDVQWKEGFPITYLREISILLELKHPNILSVREVVTNKKRDQYYMVMEYVEHELKTLLHDGKINFTLSERKCLLEQLLKGTNYMHQNWVMHRDLKTTNILYNNRGVLKICDFGMARKFGNPIKTYTQNVVTHWYRAPELFLGQKEYTEKTDMWSVGCIFAEIILSKPLFMGANDSDTLDKIFKLCGSPTEENWPGFSQLPAIKNNIFQINSYKPTFHKVFNVGIMGGMLHGSTCMTELGLDLLKKMLKIDPNQRISAKDALMHPYLTQEKPTTKTVELMPTLRDTNCIDRNKQESVEHEER